Proteins from a single region of Mus pahari chromosome 2, PAHARI_EIJ_v1.1, whole genome shotgun sequence:
- the Mthfd2 gene encoding bifunctional methylenetetrahydrofolate dehydrogenase/cyclohydrolase, mitochondrial, protein MASASLLSALAVRLLRPTHGCHPRLQPFHLAAVRNEAIVISGRKLAQQIKQEVRQEVEEWVASGNKRPHLSVILVGDNPASHSYVLNKTRAAAEVGINSETIVKPASVSEEELLNSISKLNKDENVDGLLVQLPLPEHIDERKICNAVSPDKDVDGFHVINVGRMCLDQYSMLPATPWGVWEIIKRTGIPTLGKNVVVAGRSKNVGMPIAMLLHTDGAHERPGGDATVTISHRYTPKEQLKKHTILADIVISAAGIPNLITADMIKEGAAVIDVGINRVQDPVTAKPKLVGDVDFEGVKKKAGYITPVPGGVGPMTVAMLMKNTIIAAKKVLRPEELEVFKSKQRGVATN, encoded by the exons ATGGCTTCAGCTTCCTTGTTGTCTGCGTTGGCTGTGCGGTTGTTGCGCCCCACGCATGGCTGCCACCCCCGCCTACAGCCCTTCCACCTGGCGGCAGTGCG AAATGAAGCCATTGTTATTTCTGGAAGGAAACTGGCCCAGCAGATCAAGCAAGAAGTACGGCAGGAGGTGGAAGAGTGGGTGGCCTCAGGCAACAAGCGGCCACACCTCAGTGTCATTCTGGTTGGTGACAATCCTGCCAGTCACTCCTATGTTCTCAACAAAACCAGGGCAGCAGCTGAAGTGG GAATCAACAGTGAGACAATTGTGAAACCAGCCTCAGTTTCAGAGGAAGAGCTGTTGAATTCAATCAGCAAACTGAACAAAGATGAGAACGTAGAcggcctccttgttcagctgccACTCCCAG AGCACATTGATGAGAGGAAGATCTGCAATGCTGTTTCTCCTGACAAGGATGTTGATGGCTTTCATGTCATCAACGTGGGACGAATGTGCTTGGACCAGTACTCCATGCTGCCAGCCACCCCATGGGGCGTGTGGGAGATAATTAAGCGAACAG GCATTCCAACCTTAGGGAAGAATGTGGTAGTGGCTGGCAGGTCAAAAAACGTTGGAATGCCGATTGCCATGTTGCTGCACACAGATGGAGCTCATGAACGGCCCGGGG GTGATGCCACAGTCACAATATCTCACCGATACACTCCCAAAGAGCAGCTGAAGAAGCACACAATCCTTGCGGACATTGTAATATCTGCTGCTG GCATTCCAAATCTGATCACAGCTGACATGATCAAGGAAGGAGCAGCGGTCATCGATGTGGGAATAAACAGAGTTCAAGATCCTGTCACTGCAAAGCCCAAATTGGTTGGAGATGTGGATTTTGAAG GAGTCAAGAAGAAAGCTGGTTACATCACTCCTGTCCCTGGTGGTGTTGGTCCCATGACCGTGGCCATGCTCATGAAGAACACCATTATTGCTGCAAAGAAAGTGCTAAGACCAGAGGAGCTGGAAGTGTTCAAGTCCAAACAGCGCGGCGTTGCCACCAACTAG